In Hevea brasiliensis isolate MT/VB/25A 57/8 unplaced genomic scaffold, ASM3005281v1 Scaf500, whole genome shotgun sequence, one genomic interval encodes:
- the LOC110660280 gene encoding uncharacterized protein LOC110660280 isoform X1: MFDGLLKSKFYTKCKSQMKMTKARLEMLKKKKSSVAKFLKDDMADLLRSGLDYNAYCRAEGLLVEQKMLACFNFVEQFCGCISSNLSAMNKQRECPEECREAVQSLIYAAARIAEFPELRDLRTLLTERYGSHLESFINKQFVETLTPTPTTKEMKLLLMHEIAEEFNIEWNSKSLEQKIFKPPQEDQNIHCPKSNDDIVPKGDCQDDDENGNKRKKNKEDLTKRTNHETELASHRRKNAIDKGYNLPCSGEDEVFSLHRRDSSDLDSLQATSSSAGSVSEDEVDSKKPFYRFVNPPYVKPKVEKEESKIEEPPKLTGNVLAEDDLVSEANPKTRSVRRRPLKPPPGHEDVGIVERPLKAPTGLEKFVSPGNGGLAKANSSAVLKEDGAKRGSRISQADEVDQKDEEEEMIDGLLMHYSKDSVKPYLKPPPNIRGTKSESPLPPGGEVYQAAAASPKKAAKRHNRVVSLQPETGHVHPNLPDYEDLAAWFAALKSR, encoded by the exons ATGTTTGACGGATTATTGAAGTCGAAATTTTATACAAAATG CAAGTCGCAGATGAAGATGACAAAGGCTCGACTCGAGAtgctaaagaagaagaagagctcgGTGGCAAAGTTCTTAAAGGATGATATGGCTGATCTTCTCAGGAGTGGCCTTGATTACAATGCTTATTGCAGG GCTGAAGGGCTTCTGGTTGAGCAAAAGATGTTAGCTTGCTTCAATTTCGTTGAGCAGTTCTGTGGATGCATCTCCAGCAATCTTTCTGCCATGAATAAACAGAG GGAATGCCCTGAGGAATGCAGAGAAGCTGTACAATCTCTAATATATGCTGCAGCAAGAATTGCCGAATTCCCAGAACTGAGAGATCTTCGTACCCTATTAACGGAAAGATATGGTAGTCACCTTGAATCTTTTATAAATAAACAG TTTGTTGAGACATTGACGCCAACGCCTACCACAAAGGAGATGAAGCTTCTGTTAATGCATGAAATAGCAGAAGAATTCAATATAGAATGGAATTCAAAGTCTTTGGAACAGAAAATCTTCAAACCGCCTCAGGAG GACCAGAATATTCATTGTCCCAAAAGCAATGATGACATTGTCCCGAAAGGAGACTGCCAGGACGATGATGAAAATGGAAACAAACGGAAGAAAAACAAGGAAGATTTGACAAAAAGAACAAACCATGAAACCGAACTTGCATCTCATAGAAGGAAGAATGCCATCGATAAGGGATACAATCTGCCTTGCAGCGGTGAAGATGAGGTGTTTTCTCTCCACAGGAGAGATAGCAGTGATCTCGATAGCCTGCAAGCTACTTCAAGTTCAGCAGGAAGTGTTTCAGAGGATGAAGTGGATAGCAAGAAGCCCTTCTACAGATTCGTTAATCCCCCTTACGTCAAACCAAAAGTGGAAAAAGAAGAAAGCAAGATTGAAGAACCCCCAAAACTAACTGGCAATGTTCTTGCTGAAGATGATTTGGTTAGTGAAGCTAACCCAAAAACAAGATCGGTCCGAAGGAGACCATTGAAGCCACCTCCAGGTCATGAAGATGTTGGCATTGTTGAAAGACCATTGAAGGCACCAACTGGCCTTGAAAAATTTGTCAGTCCTGGAAATGGTGGGCTTGCAAAGGCTAATTCAAGTGCAGTACTGAAAGAAGATGGGGCTAAGAGGGGTTCAAGAATCTCGCAAGCAGATGAGGTTGATCAAaaggatgaagaggaagagatgaTTGACGGACTTCTGATGCATTACAGCAAGGATTCAGTGAAACCATATCTAAAACCTCCTCCAAATATCAGAGGCACAAAATCTGAGTCACCTCTTCCGCCTGGTGGAGAAGTATACCAAGCAGCAGCAGCAAGTCCAAAGAAGGCTGCTAAAAGGCATAATCGAGTAGTTTCATTGCAGCCAGAGACTGGACATGTGCACCCTAACCTGCCTGATTACGAAGATTTGGCAGCTTGGTTTGCAGCTCTTAAGAGCAGATAA
- the LOC110660280 gene encoding uncharacterized protein LOC110660280 isoform X2, whose translation MMKMTKARLEMLKKKKSSVAKFLKDDMADLLRSGLDYNAYCRAEGLLVEQKMLACFNFVEQFCGCISSNLSAMNKQRECPEECREAVQSLIYAAARIAEFPELRDLRTLLTERYGSHLESFINKQFVETLTPTPTTKEMKLLLMHEIAEEFNIEWNSKSLEQKIFKPPQEDQNIHCPKSNDDIVPKGDCQDDDENGNKRKKNKEDLTKRTNHETELASHRRKNAIDKGYNLPCSGEDEVFSLHRRDSSDLDSLQATSSSAGSVSEDEVDSKKPFYRFVNPPYVKPKVEKEESKIEEPPKLTGNVLAEDDLVSEANPKTRSVRRRPLKPPPGHEDVGIVERPLKAPTGLEKFVSPGNGGLAKANSSAVLKEDGAKRGSRISQADEVDQKDEEEEMIDGLLMHYSKDSVKPYLKPPPNIRGTKSESPLPPGGEVYQAAAASPKKAAKRHNRVVSLQPETGHVHPNLPDYEDLAAWFAALKSR comes from the exons ATG ATGAAGATGACAAAGGCTCGACTCGAGAtgctaaagaagaagaagagctcgGTGGCAAAGTTCTTAAAGGATGATATGGCTGATCTTCTCAGGAGTGGCCTTGATTACAATGCTTATTGCAGG GCTGAAGGGCTTCTGGTTGAGCAAAAGATGTTAGCTTGCTTCAATTTCGTTGAGCAGTTCTGTGGATGCATCTCCAGCAATCTTTCTGCCATGAATAAACAGAG GGAATGCCCTGAGGAATGCAGAGAAGCTGTACAATCTCTAATATATGCTGCAGCAAGAATTGCCGAATTCCCAGAACTGAGAGATCTTCGTACCCTATTAACGGAAAGATATGGTAGTCACCTTGAATCTTTTATAAATAAACAG TTTGTTGAGACATTGACGCCAACGCCTACCACAAAGGAGATGAAGCTTCTGTTAATGCATGAAATAGCAGAAGAATTCAATATAGAATGGAATTCAAAGTCTTTGGAACAGAAAATCTTCAAACCGCCTCAGGAG GACCAGAATATTCATTGTCCCAAAAGCAATGATGACATTGTCCCGAAAGGAGACTGCCAGGACGATGATGAAAATGGAAACAAACGGAAGAAAAACAAGGAAGATTTGACAAAAAGAACAAACCATGAAACCGAACTTGCATCTCATAGAAGGAAGAATGCCATCGATAAGGGATACAATCTGCCTTGCAGCGGTGAAGATGAGGTGTTTTCTCTCCACAGGAGAGATAGCAGTGATCTCGATAGCCTGCAAGCTACTTCAAGTTCAGCAGGAAGTGTTTCAGAGGATGAAGTGGATAGCAAGAAGCCCTTCTACAGATTCGTTAATCCCCCTTACGTCAAACCAAAAGTGGAAAAAGAAGAAAGCAAGATTGAAGAACCCCCAAAACTAACTGGCAATGTTCTTGCTGAAGATGATTTGGTTAGTGAAGCTAACCCAAAAACAAGATCGGTCCGAAGGAGACCATTGAAGCCACCTCCAGGTCATGAAGATGTTGGCATTGTTGAAAGACCATTGAAGGCACCAACTGGCCTTGAAAAATTTGTCAGTCCTGGAAATGGTGGGCTTGCAAAGGCTAATTCAAGTGCAGTACTGAAAGAAGATGGGGCTAAGAGGGGTTCAAGAATCTCGCAAGCAGATGAGGTTGATCAAaaggatgaagaggaagagatgaTTGACGGACTTCTGATGCATTACAGCAAGGATTCAGTGAAACCATATCTAAAACCTCCTCCAAATATCAGAGGCACAAAATCTGAGTCACCTCTTCCGCCTGGTGGAGAAGTATACCAAGCAGCAGCAGCAAGTCCAAAGAAGGCTGCTAAAAGGCATAATCGAGTAGTTTCATTGCAGCCAGAGACTGGACATGTGCACCCTAACCTGCCTGATTACGAAGATTTGGCAGCTTGGTTTGCAGCTCTTAAGAGCAGATAA